AGGGCAACCTGTTGCTGGACGTCCTGATGGGAGCCCCCATCCGCTTTCTGAAGGATCAGGATGTCCCGGAGATGGAGGCGGAGATGGCGCATCTGGCTGAAGAGCTGCGGCAGCAGGGGCGTAGGCCGTACATCGTCCCGATTGGAGGCAGCACTCCCGTCGGCGCCTGCGGATATGTGCGCGGGATGCGTGAGCTTGCCGGACAACTGGGCGATATGAAGGTCCAGATCATCCTGCCGGTGGGATCGTGCGGGACGCTGGCGGGATGTGTTCTTGGAGCACGGCTCTTCCTGCCGGGGAGCACGGTTATCGGCATCAGCGTCAGTCGCAAGTCGGCTCCGCTGCGGGCCCGGACCGCCGAGATCGCCAGCGAGTGCGCGGAACTGCTCGGCGTGCCGGAGCGGTTCTCTCCGGCCGATATCATCGCATATGATGAATATTACGGCCCGGCTTACGGCGTGCCGACTGCCGAAGGCCGCGACGCCATCATCACTTCGGCGCGTCTGGAGGGTCTGCTGCTGGACCCGGTCTATACGGGCAAGGCGATGGCGGGGTTGATCGACCTAGCGCGCAGGGGAACACTGGACAACCGGCGACCGGTGGTCTTCCTGCACACGGGCGGTGTGGCCGCACTGTTCGCCTTCGAGCCCCTGTTCCGCGATCTGGCCGTCTGCGAAAAACGCGGCTGAGCTCAGGACTCTGCAGGAAAGACGGCCATTCCGTCCATCTCGATCTCCACGCCGCGCGGCAATGCGCTCACCTGCACCACCGCCCTCGCGGGCAGCGATGAGCCGAAACGCTCCGCGTAGAGGGCGTTGAACTCCTGGAAGCGTGAAAGATCCGTGAGATAAACCGTGGTGCGCACCACGTGCTCAGGTTTCAGTCCCGCGGCCTCGATCACCGCCAGGAAGTTGTCCAGCACGCGCTGAGCCTGAGAGGGGAAGCCTCCCTCCACCACCTCGCCCGAGGCAGGATCGAGTGGAATCTGACCTGAGACGAACAGGAAGCCCCCCGCTGCCACCGCCTGCGAATACAGACCAATGGCCGCCGGCGCCCGCTCTGTGCTTATTACGCGTTTCTCCATATTTGGTGTCCGATATATGTGCTTCGATCGAAAGCCATCTCCATTACAGCAGCCGGATATCCGGCCTGCCGAAGGCTACTCCCGCGCTGACTCCAAGGGCAACCACACCGGAAAGCGTGATCATAACGGGCACGCCCCATACCTCCGCCAGCGCTCCGACCGCCAGGCTCCCGAGCGGCCCCAGCCCCAGAAACGTGAACACGTAGGCTCCCATAACGCGGCCTCGCATCCTCTCCGAGGCCAACGTCTGCAGCAAAGCGTTGACGGAGGAAACGAACGAGACCATTCCGAACCCGACCGCGACCAGCGCGGCTAGCGACAACGGATACACGCGGCACCACGCCAGAAATACCAGCGCTGCCCCCTGCAGCGCCAGAGCAGCGATCATCACCCTTCCCCGCCCGAAACGCCGGGCCAGCATTGTCAGAAGGGCCGCGCCCGCAAGCGCCCCCACTCCCGCGGCGCTCAGCAAGCCACCGAACCCTTTGACACCCGTCCCCAGGATGTCCTTCGCCAGTATGGGCATCAGCGCGCCGTAAGGGAATACCAGCACACTGGGAACGGCGATGACGGCGATGAGACCGCTGATGGTGCGATGGCTGCGGATGTAGTCCAGACCGCCCAGTAGATCGGACCACACGGAGGAGGACGGCGCGGTGCCGGGACGGGAATCGGCCGAGACGAACGCCAGTGCCACCAGCACGGCGCAGAAGCTGACCGAGTTCAGAACGAAGCACACTCCTTCCCCCCACTGGGCCACCACCAACCCCGCAAGCGCCGGCCCCACTATGCGGGCGCTGTTGAATGCGGCGGAGTTCAGGGCAATGGCGGCAGGAAGATCATCCTTCTGCACCAGGTGATACACAAAACTGTGCCTCAGGGGCGCATCCAGCGCTGCGGCCGTGCCGGAGGCAAGAGCAATGGCGAAGATGTGCGGCAGCCGAACAATACGGCTGAGCGTCAGCCAGGCAAGCAGCGCCGCGAACACGCCCAGAGCCGCCTGAGTGGCCATCAGCGCCCGTTTTTTGTCCATCCGGTCCGCCATAACCCCTCCAAAGAGGGACAGAACAAACATCGGCAGCGAGCTGCAAAAGCCCACCATTCCGAGCGCAAGGGGAGAAGGAGAAAGGGACCGCACCAGCCACGATTGCGCCGTGTTTTGCAACCATGTGCCCAGAAACGACACGGCGGAGCCAGTCCAGTAGATGCGGTAGTCGCGATGGCGAAGGGCGCTCAGCAACGCATCTCAGCCCTCCCCGCCCTCGTCACCGCGCCGGAACGGCGCAAGCACGCCGGCGAAAGACGCCGTCACGTCAGCCACAAGATGAATACCGTCCTCACGGTACTCCGCCTGATGCACGCGCCCGTTGTCGTAGCAGGCCGAAAGCAGCTCGCTCCGGCTGTAGGGAATGATTGCATCGACCCGTGTGAGCAGGCCACGCACGGCGGCCGCGATGCGGTCCATAAGATGCGAAAGCCCTTCCCCCTTGAGCGCCGAGATATAGCAGGAGAGGGGTTCACTTGCGACAAGACGCCTGAGTTCGTAGGTATCGGAGCACAGGTCGCTCTTGTTGTACACCATCACTGTGGGCTTACCCCCTGCCCCGATCTCCTCAAGAGTGTTGCGGACGGCCTCGATCTGCGCCTCCCTGGCGGGATGGGAGGCATCCACCACATGCACCAGCACGTCCGCCTCGCGCACCTCCTCCAGTGTGGCTCGGAAGGCCGCGATGAGCGTATGCGGCAGGTCGCGGATGAACCCGACCGTGTCTGTGATCAGAATGCCCCACCCGTCCGGCAGAACGACCCGCCGAGTCGTGGGATCCAGTGTGGAGAACAGCCGCGCATCCACCGCCACATTCGCGCCGGATAGGACGTTCAGGAGGGTGGACTTCCCGGCGCTGGTGTAGCCCACAAGCGCGGCCGAAGGAAAGGGGAGGCTTTTGCGCCCGCTGCGGGCCACTTCGCGGTGCTTCTGGACCGAGTCTATCTCCGCCG
The sequence above is drawn from the Armatimonadota bacterium genome and encodes:
- a CDS encoding reactive intermediate/imine deaminase, whose protein sequence is MEKRVISTERAPAAIGLYSQAVAAGGFLFVSGQIPLDPASGEVVEGGFPSQAQRVLDNFLAVIEAAGLKPEHVVRTTVYLTDLSRFQEFNALYAERFGSSLPARAVVQVSALPRGVEIEMDGMAVFPAES
- the hflX gene encoding GTPase HflX, whose translation is MPGIHEVAHHDRAVLLFESGDVDPWFRTEMRELAATAEVDVVGEFYARTHRRPGQPFLSADRGEELYQEVVELGANTVLVAADLSPGEHSELQGMVEVRVVDRSQLILDIFARRAHTREGKLQVELAQLNYLLPRLTGAGTEMSRLGGGVGTRGPGETKLESDRRRLRRRIGALTAEIDSVQKHREVARSGRKSLPFPSAALVGYTSAGKSTLLNVLSGANVAVDARLFSTLDPTTRRVVLPDGWGILITDTVGFIRDLPHTLIAAFRATLEEVREADVLVHVVDASHPAREAQIEAVRNTLEEIGAGGKPTVMVYNKSDLCSDTYELRRLVASEPLSCYISALKGEGLSHLMDRIAAAVRGLLTRVDAIIPYSRSELLSACYDNGRVHQAEYREDGIHLVADVTASFAGVLAPFRRGDEGGEG
- a CDS encoding MFS transporter, which produces MLSALRHRDYRIYWTGSAVSFLGTWLQNTAQSWLVRSLSPSPLALGMVGFCSSLPMFVLSLFGGVMADRMDKKRALMATQAALGVFAALLAWLTLSRIVRLPHIFAIALASGTAAALDAPLRHSFVYHLVQKDDLPAAIALNSAAFNSARIVGPALAGLVVAQWGEGVCFVLNSVSFCAVLVALAFVSADSRPGTAPSSSVWSDLLGGLDYIRSHRTISGLIAVIAVPSVLVFPYGALMPILAKDILGTGVKGFGGLLSAAGVGALAGAALLTMLARRFGRGRVMIAALALQGAALVFLAWCRVYPLSLAALVAVGFGMVSFVSSVNALLQTLASERMRGRVMGAYVFTFLGLGPLGSLAVGALAEVWGVPVMITLSGVVALGVSAGVAFGRPDIRLL
- the dcyD gene encoding D-cysteine desulfhydrase, whose translation is MKLDELPRVTLAHLPTPLEEAPRLAEHLGLNRLLIKRDDQTGLALGGNKARKLEYLMAQAIQTGSDIVLTDGGPQSNHARMTAAAARKLGLDVALVLGGPDFQEFQGNLLLDVLMGAPIRFLKDQDVPEMEAEMAHLAEELRQQGRRPYIVPIGGSTPVGACGYVRGMRELAGQLGDMKVQIILPVGSCGTLAGCVLGARLFLPGSTVIGISVSRKSAPLRARTAEIASECAELLGVPERFSPADIIAYDEYYGPAYGVPTAEGRDAIITSARLEGLLLDPVYTGKAMAGLIDLARRGTLDNRRPVVFLHTGGVAALFAFEPLFRDLAVCEKRG